Proteins from one Mastacembelus armatus chromosome 16, fMasArm1.2, whole genome shotgun sequence genomic window:
- the nradd gene encoding tumor necrosis factor receptor superfamily member 16 — MRLLVTYVLLLKVALGDSCASNQFTESGQCCSLCPAGFGVEVKCGKEDTKCTPCPQETFSPSEGLGPCLPCSKCPLSVPKVASCSAKQDTQCECDNGFFLLSSYGLCAPCSKCSRGEGAVQECGPQQDTMCQPCGPGTFSEENGSTKPCQTCTQCSDSGVEIRACMPNSDTLCMDKTLHILSRPAETDGARDAPRFPGMEVIDEREVSPVPGTPKFTPQDEDGSNNILAYVSVLAAVVLGLLLYVAYKCWRSCKQKKALSKARAAELGTSPEGEKLQSDSGVFLDSHSLQDNQPSKGTKRDSKQDNRLYINLPPHRQEEVEQLLQEGGCRGWRQLGAALGYEPEQLDLFGHGEAPAHTLLSNWGQKEGSTLGLLCSALARIERPDVVTVLNCPTQGVSVV; from the exons ATGAGGCTGTTGGTCACCTACGTGCTTCTGTTAAAA GTTGCTCTTGGAGATTCCTGTGCCAGTAACCAATTTACTGAATCAGGGCAGTgttgcagtctctgtcctgctggttttggAGTGGAGGTAAAGTGTGGGAAAGAGGATACCAAGTGCACACCATGCCCACAGG AAACATTTTCTCCATCTGAAGGCCTTGGCCCTTGCCTTCCCTGCTCCAAATGCCCTTTAAGTGTCCCCAAGGTGGCTTCTTGCTCTGCAAAGCAAGACACACAATGTGAATGTGACAACGGCTTCTTCCTTTTGAGCTCCTATGGTCTGTGTGCACCATGTTCCAAATGCTCCCGTGGTGAGGGTGCTGTCCAGGAGTGTGGCCCTCAGCAAGACAcgatgtgtcagccctgtggcCCGGGAACTTTTTCTGAGGAGAACGGTAGTACCAAACCCTGCCAGACCTGCACCCAGTGCTCTGACAGTGGAGTGGAGATCCGAGCCTGTATGCCCAACTCTGACACACTCTGCATGG ATAAGACGCTGCACATTCTGTCTCGTCCTGCGGAGACCGACGGAGCACGAGATGCTCCTCGCTTTCCAGGCATGGAGGTGATAGATGAAAGGGAGGTCAGCCCTGTCCCTGGAACACCCAAATTTACCCCACAGGATGAGGATGGTAGTAACAACATTCTGGCCTATGTGTCCGTCCTGGCTGCTGTGGTGCTGGGTCTGCTTCTTTATGTGGCTTATAAATG TTGGAGatcatgtaaacagaaaaaggcTCTTTCTAAGGCTCGTGCCGCTGAGTTGGGAACATCTCCAGAGGGAGAAAAGCTCCAAAGTGACAGTGGTGTTTTTCTAGATTCCCACAGCCTACAGGACAACCAACCCAGCAAAG GTACTAAGAGGGACAGTAAGCAAGACAATCGTCTGTACATCAACCTACCTCCCCACAGGCAGGAAGAGGTAGAGCAACTCCTGCAAGAGGGAGGGTGTCGGGGGTGGAGGCAGCTTGGTGCAGCACTGGGCTATGAGCCTGAACAGCTGGACCTGTTTGGGCACGGAGAGGCCCCTGCTCACACACTTCTCTCTAACTGGGGCCAGAAAGAAGGCTCCACTCTGGGACTGTTGTGTTCTGCACTGGCCCGCATCGAGAGGCCTGACGTGGTAACAGTCCTTAACTGTCCCACACAGGGTGTTTCTGTGGTCTGA